A portion of the Halobacillus ihumii genome contains these proteins:
- a CDS encoding PTS sugar transporter subunit IIA, whose protein sequence is MNKKRVRVSSPFSGKLVQLTDISKQKFSNKMMGEGIAIEPTEGEMAAPVSGEVTQIFPTKHAVNLLTDTGVELLIQVGIDAENLEGVGFETNIKEKSRVSTGDSLITFDLAKVSRELTGLASPIVIMNRNKVAQFSYTSKTHVIKGETIIMELELTE, encoded by the coding sequence GTGAATAAGAAGAGAGTTAGGGTTAGTAGTCCTTTCTCTGGTAAATTGGTGCAGCTTACTGATATTTCCAAACAGAAATTTTCTAACAAAATGATGGGAGAAGGTATAGCAATTGAACCGACTGAAGGAGAAATGGCTGCTCCCGTATCAGGTGAAGTCACTCAAATATTTCCAACAAAACATGCTGTAAATCTATTAACGGATACAGGTGTTGAACTGTTAATTCAAGTTGGAATTGATGCAGAAAATCTAGAAGGTGTAGGATTCGAAACCAATATAAAAGAGAAAAGTCGTGTCTCCACGGGTGATTCCCTGATCACTTTCGATTTAGCAAAAGTAAGCCGAGAACTAACTGGTCTTGCTTCTCCTATTGTAATTATGAATCGTAATAAGGTTGCACAGTTTTCCTATACCTCAAAAACTCATGTTATAAAAGGCGAAACGATTATAATGGAACTTGAACTTACTGAATAA
- a CDS encoding glucose-6-phosphate isomerase has product MTHVRFDYEKALPFFNKHELEYMEGTVSLAHKTLHEKTGAGNDFLGWLDLPVDYDKEEFSRIKKAAEKIKDDSDVLLVIGIGGSYLGARAALEMLNHSFYNELSADQRTSPQVFFVGNSISAPYINELFDVLKDKDVSINVISKSGTTTEPAIAFRIFRKFLEEKYGREEAQKRIYATTDKEKGALKTLAEEQGYESFVVPDDVGGRYSVLTAVGLLPIAASGIDIDEMMQGAQASREELNTDRLAENPAYQYAAVRNVLYNKGKTIEMMVNYEPSLQYFSEWWKQLFGESEGKDQKGIFPSSANFSTDLHSLGQYVQDGRRDLFETILHVEEPTSDYTIEEDEQNLDGLNYLAGKTVDEVNEKAYQGTMLAHTDGQVPNLIVHIPKRDAFTFGYLAYFFEKACAISGYILGVNPFDQPGVEAYKKNMFALLGKPGFEQQKQDLEKRL; this is encoded by the coding sequence ATGACACACGTTCGTTTCGATTATGAAAAAGCTTTACCATTTTTTAATAAACATGAACTTGAATATATGGAAGGAACTGTATCGTTAGCTCATAAAACATTACATGAAAAGACAGGTGCAGGAAATGACTTTCTAGGATGGCTTGATTTGCCTGTGGATTATGATAAAGAAGAATTTTCGCGGATTAAGAAAGCTGCAGAAAAGATTAAGGATGACTCAGATGTTCTCCTTGTTATAGGGATAGGCGGTTCATACTTAGGTGCACGTGCAGCGTTAGAAATGCTTAATCACAGCTTTTACAATGAACTGTCAGCTGATCAGCGCACTTCCCCGCAAGTATTTTTTGTGGGAAACAGTATTAGTGCTCCATATATTAATGAATTATTTGATGTTTTGAAGGATAAAGATGTTTCCATCAATGTGATTTCAAAAAGCGGAACAACAACTGAACCAGCGATTGCATTTCGTATTTTCCGTAAGTTTTTGGAGGAAAAGTACGGTCGTGAAGAAGCTCAAAAGCGAATTTACGCCACTACGGATAAGGAAAAGGGTGCATTGAAGACATTAGCAGAGGAACAGGGTTATGAATCGTTTGTAGTGCCTGACGATGTTGGCGGGCGTTATTCAGTACTTACAGCTGTAGGATTGCTGCCCATTGCAGCCAGCGGCATCGATATTGACGAAATGATGCAGGGAGCACAGGCAAGTCGTGAAGAATTAAATACAGATCGTTTGGCTGAGAACCCAGCCTATCAATATGCTGCGGTTAGAAATGTGTTGTACAACAAAGGAAAAACAATTGAGATGATGGTCAATTATGAGCCTTCCTTACAGTATTTCTCAGAATGGTGGAAACAGTTGTTTGGCGAAAGTGAAGGAAAGGACCAGAAGGGGATTTTTCCAAGTTCTGCAAACTTCTCAACGGATCTCCATTCACTAGGGCAATATGTCCAAGATGGCCGTCGTGATTTATTTGAGACGATATTGCATGTGGAAGAGCCGACTTCTGATTATACGATAGAAGAAGATGAGCAAAATTTAGATGGTCTAAATTATCTGGCCGGAAAGACTGTTGATGAAGTGAATGAGAAAGCCTACCAGGGTACAATGCTTGCTCACACAGATGGTCAAGTGCCGAATCTGATTGTGCATATACCTAAGCGAGATGCATTTACATTTGGATACCTTGCCTATTTCTTTGAAAAAGCGTGTGCGATCAGCGGATATATTCTCGGCGTAAACCCGTTTGATCAGCCAGGTGTTGAAGCATATAAGAAAAATATGTTTGCTCTCCTTGGAAAACCTGGATTTGAACAACAAAAACAAGACCTGGAAAAACGCTTATAA
- a CDS encoding ECF transporter S component, translated as MNQYTGQSSKLLKLIILSLFGSISMVLMLLNFPLPMLPQYLKVDFSEVPALVAAILFTPAAGIIVEGLKNTLYLIYTGAADPVGVVANFLAGVLFIVPVALFYHKFKNVKSLVSGLVTGSVIMAIGMSVLNYFLFLPAYSWFMGWETMSAQVKWLTVVGAILPFNALKGIIVGVLFIPLFIKLKPWIEQKRVKTSSAA; from the coding sequence ATGAACCAGTACACAGGTCAATCATCAAAGCTGTTAAAGTTAATTATATTATCGCTGTTTGGAAGCATTTCGATGGTTTTAATGTTGCTGAATTTTCCGTTACCCATGCTTCCTCAATACTTGAAAGTTGATTTTAGTGAAGTTCCTGCACTCGTTGCTGCCATTTTGTTTACACCGGCAGCTGGGATCATTGTTGAAGGATTAAAAAATACACTCTATCTTATTTATACAGGGGCTGCTGACCCTGTCGGTGTTGTCGCTAACTTCCTGGCTGGCGTTTTATTCATCGTGCCCGTTGCGTTGTTCTATCATAAATTCAAGAACGTTAAAAGTCTTGTTTCAGGGTTAGTAACAGGTTCTGTCATCATGGCAATAGGGATGAGTGTCCTCAATTATTTTCTGTTCTTACCTGCTTATAGCTGGTTTATGGGGTGGGAAACAATGTCTGCTCAAGTAAAATGGTTGACGGTTGTTGGGGCGATTCTTCCTTTTAATGCTCTTAAAGGGATTATTGTTGGAGTATTATTTATCCCGCTGTTTATTAAGCTTAAGCCGTGGATTGAGCAGAAGCGGGTCAAAACCTCTTCCGCTGCTTAA
- a CDS encoding TraR/DksA family transcriptional regulator has product MLTDKQLNEFKQQLEAMKVEAEEELTAFQNQQKDSEDPNDQEGELSSVADHPGDLGTSQFEKEKDYTLYEQTQKKLKEINAALDRIKDGSYGKSEKSGEPIPIERLKAMPTARMTVAEAEEK; this is encoded by the coding sequence ATGTTAACTGATAAACAGTTGAATGAGTTCAAACAGCAGCTCGAGGCCATGAAAGTAGAAGCAGAAGAAGAGTTGACTGCATTTCAGAACCAACAGAAAGATAGTGAAGATCCTAACGATCAGGAAGGTGAACTCTCTAGTGTAGCTGACCACCCTGGAGACCTTGGAACTTCCCAATTTGAAAAAGAGAAAGATTATACACTTTATGAACAAACTCAAAAGAAGCTAAAAGAAATTAATGCTGCTCTTGACCGGATTAAAGATGGTAGTTACGGAAAGAGTGAAAAGTCAGGAGAACCTATCCCAATCGAACGTCTCAAAGCCATGCCTACAGCAAGGATGACCGTAGCTGAAGCAGAAGAAAAATAA
- a CDS encoding hotdog fold thioesterase, with the protein MDISIQNTLMEALGMEVLEAEPEKVTLKMPVDHRTHQPMGFLHGGASVALAESAASIGSFLNIDPEHQQIFGIEINANHIKSVRSGNVYGTAIPHHRGRTTMVWEIRIEDEEQQLISISRCTVGVVLRQSS; encoded by the coding sequence ATGGATATATCTATACAAAACACATTAATGGAAGCGCTAGGAATGGAAGTCCTCGAAGCGGAACCAGAGAAAGTTACCCTTAAAATGCCTGTTGACCATCGAACACATCAACCAATGGGTTTCCTTCATGGAGGAGCAAGTGTAGCACTGGCTGAATCTGCTGCAAGCATTGGGTCTTTTTTAAATATTGATCCCGAACATCAGCAGATTTTTGGAATTGAAATCAATGCTAACCATATAAAAAGTGTGCGCTCCGGAAATGTATATGGCACTGCTATCCCTCATCACCGCGGAAGAACAACTATGGTTTGGGAAATTCGGATAGAAGATGAAGAGCAACAATTAATCTCTATTTCAAGATGTACAGTCGGGGTCGTTCTTCGCCAAAGTTCCTAG
- a CDS encoding potassium channel family protein codes for MQQWIRDYFQLPLFIRLLSGIFITMIIFGTSIHLIEPNSFPSIFDGIWWAFITGATVGYGDYVPLTVPGKLIAMLLIFSGGGLLTFYMVTIASTTVEHERALSKGQVNYKGESHIIVIGWNERTRQLIDMMRKDDIKDNIVLIDETINHLYQNLANIHFIKGDATNEETLEKANVCKARMAVVTANPSKKEHQSDQAVIHQLVALKGHHPNLFIIAEVLTERQKINAERAGANTVIRSNDFMSSLFYHELYRKDPLQPFQLFLNLLTNRQFHEEKVSSSLAGKPMIQILEHYLNQSSQVIGIRNGNNFYFDFDSNTTLTEEDYLVLFTPFNE; via the coding sequence ATGCAGCAATGGATTCGCGATTATTTTCAACTTCCTCTATTTATCAGGCTATTATCGGGTATATTTATTACGATGATCATATTCGGTACATCTATCCACCTCATAGAACCAAATAGTTTCCCATCGATCTTTGACGGGATCTGGTGGGCATTTATAACAGGAGCTACAGTCGGCTACGGGGATTACGTGCCACTTACGGTCCCCGGAAAACTTATAGCCATGTTATTAATCTTTTCGGGCGGAGGGCTTCTCACCTTTTATATGGTGACCATAGCCTCGACCACTGTTGAACATGAGCGGGCCCTTTCAAAAGGGCAAGTAAACTATAAAGGTGAATCTCATATTATTGTTATCGGCTGGAATGAACGAACAAGACAATTGATTGATATGATGAGGAAAGATGATATTAAAGATAATATCGTTTTAATTGATGAGACAATCAATCATTTGTATCAAAACCTGGCAAATATTCATTTCATCAAGGGAGACGCCACAAACGAAGAAACACTTGAGAAGGCGAATGTATGTAAGGCAAGAATGGCTGTCGTTACAGCGAATCCTTCAAAAAAAGAGCATCAATCCGATCAAGCCGTCATACACCAGCTAGTTGCCTTAAAAGGGCATCACCCAAATTTATTTATCATTGCTGAAGTCCTTACAGAACGTCAAAAAATTAATGCTGAAAGAGCCGGAGCCAATACTGTAATTCGGTCAAATGATTTCATGAGCAGTTTATTTTATCATGAACTTTACCGAAAAGACCCCCTTCAGCCCTTTCAACTTTTTTTAAACTTATTAACCAATCGCCAGTTCCATGAAGAGAAAGTATCCTCTTCCTTAGCCGGAAAACCGATGATTCAGATACTCGAACATTATTTGAACCAAAGCTCCCAAGTGATTGGGATAAGGAACGGAAATAATTTCTATTTTGATTTTGATTCGAATACTACGCTAACAGAGGAGGATTACTTAGTTTTGTTTACGCCTTTCAACGAGTAA
- a CDS encoding thioredoxin family protein, with product MNLHDWFQKGITPDPYIESMEQNQENLIKIYDQFTVPEEDMPFFNKLKAKQLRSIVITEDWCGDAMLNVPIFLRIAEAAGIATRILKRDENLELMDQYLTNGKSRSIPKIIVIEENGRELFNWGPRAPELQAFIDNSIASLPPKDADDFKEKQQEMLKFVTKAYRDNKEFHSFVYQDLKKAFAK from the coding sequence ATGAATTTACATGATTGGTTTCAAAAAGGGATAACACCAGACCCTTATATCGAATCGATGGAACAGAATCAGGAAAACTTGATCAAAATCTATGATCAGTTCACGGTTCCTGAGGAAGACATGCCGTTTTTCAATAAATTAAAGGCCAAACAGCTTCGAAGCATTGTCATTACGGAAGACTGGTGTGGAGATGCCATGCTGAATGTACCGATATTTTTGCGTATAGCCGAAGCTGCAGGGATCGCGACCCGTATTCTAAAGCGCGATGAAAACCTTGAATTGATGGATCAATACCTGACCAATGGAAAATCCCGCTCAATTCCAAAGATTATTGTCATCGAAGAAAACGGAAGGGAACTATTCAATTGGGGGCCTCGTGCACCGGAATTACAGGCGTTTATCGACAACTCGATAGCCAGTCTCCCCCCAAAGGATGCAGATGACTTTAAAGAAAAGCAACAAGAAATGCTGAAATTTGTAACAAAAGCTTATCGTGACAATAAAGAGTTTCACTCATTTGTGTATCAAGACCTTAAAAAAGCTTTTGCTAAATAA
- a CDS encoding isochorismate synthase, whose protein sequence is MLHIKVPQIDEIVEGAINKATDEKKPQLISFVNEIEYTDAFTFLDRSQKIDRHRLFWKSADEDFTMAGVGAAYKMIAAHPNRFRKIESTWNELLDEAQVYDPHYEKGTGLVALGGFSFDANQNNSTPWEGFPDSQMTIPAYLLTNKGSKSYLTTNLLIFEEDHKQQIIHQIDEDQHQLLHGDRQEHKLPKQTGLTEMEAEKWKQSVKQATADIKQGKLGKVVLARELRVKFDSSAELSAIVEELCKTQENSYIFVFENGGDYFIGATPERLAKLENQELVSTCLAGTIPRGKDEKEDHLFSKQLLNDPKNRQEHDFVVQMIREAVEACCYNVEIPSAPVVYPLRNLQHLYTPVTATLEQGYTLLDVVEKLHPTPALGGMPQKQSVDYIRKHEVLNRGWYAGPIGWFDGHNNGEFAVAIRSALLQQDEASLFAGCGVVEDSNPDAEYEETAVKLRPMLSVLGGSV, encoded by the coding sequence ATGCTTCATATAAAAGTACCTCAAATAGATGAAATCGTTGAGGGAGCGATTAACAAGGCGACTGATGAAAAAAAGCCGCAACTTATCAGTTTTGTGAATGAAATAGAATATACAGATGCTTTTACTTTTTTGGATCGATCGCAGAAGATTGATCGTCATCGTTTATTTTGGAAAAGTGCAGATGAGGATTTTACGATGGCAGGGGTAGGTGCGGCCTATAAGATGATTGCGGCACATCCGAATCGATTTAGGAAAATAGAATCAACGTGGAATGAACTACTGGACGAGGCGCAAGTGTACGATCCTCACTATGAAAAAGGAACTGGCCTTGTTGCTCTGGGAGGATTCAGCTTTGATGCCAATCAAAACAATTCAACCCCATGGGAAGGGTTTCCTGACAGCCAGATGACAATTCCAGCCTATTTGTTAACAAATAAAGGGTCAAAATCATATTTGACGACCAATTTGCTTATCTTTGAGGAAGATCATAAACAGCAGATTATACACCAAATAGACGAGGATCAACATCAGCTTTTACATGGTGATCGTCAAGAACATAAACTTCCTAAGCAGACGGGTTTAACGGAGATGGAAGCGGAAAAGTGGAAGCAAAGCGTCAAACAAGCTACTGCTGACATTAAGCAGGGAAAACTGGGGAAAGTTGTGCTTGCCCGCGAACTGCGTGTTAAATTTGACTCCTCAGCTGAGTTGTCCGCAATCGTGGAAGAATTATGCAAAACACAAGAAAATAGTTACATCTTCGTTTTCGAAAATGGCGGAGATTACTTTATCGGTGCAACGCCAGAAAGGCTGGCTAAATTGGAGAACCAAGAGCTGGTCTCTACATGTTTAGCTGGAACAATTCCACGCGGCAAGGATGAAAAAGAGGATCACCTCTTTAGTAAGCAGCTTCTGAATGATCCGAAAAACCGACAGGAGCACGATTTTGTAGTTCAGATGATTCGGGAAGCTGTTGAAGCATGCTGTTACAATGTCGAAATTCCTAGTGCACCAGTCGTTTATCCGCTTCGTAACTTACAGCATTTATATACCCCTGTCACAGCTACTCTTGAACAGGGATATACACTGCTTGATGTTGTAGAGAAACTGCACCCGACTCCAGCACTCGGCGGTATGCCTCAGAAGCAATCAGTAGATTACATCAGGAAACATGAAGTGTTGAACCGCGGCTGGTATGCAGGCCCGATTGGCTGGTTTGACGGTCATAATAATGGGGAGTTTGCGGTAGCTATTCGTTCTGCACTTCTTCAGCAGGATGAAGCTTCTTTATTTGCGGGATGCGGGGTCGTGGAAGATTCTAACCCTGATGCGGAATACGAAGAAACAGCTGTCAAGCTCAGGCCTATGTTATCCGTTTTAGGAGGATCAGTATGA
- a CDS encoding M20/M25/M40 family metallo-hydrolase — protein sequence MLKTPSPSSMEMEIQKSWMKEMKAYADELKTDNAGNVIAVLNPDAEFKVLLAGHCDEIALVINRIDEQGYLHFDKMGGINPKAAVGMKVTVLGYNHSITGVIGVNAQHHGGLKDEFGLEDLFIDCGAKSKQEMEKFVQIGDLAVYKRDPEVMMDRYISGRGLDNRTGQFIVGEVLRKLAQRSINVGVYAASTVNEETNMGGAYFAAAGIQPTMAIACDVTFATDYPGVNKNKHGDVRLEGGPVLAKGAPINRKINQLLEKSASSLNLGLQYELTPRMTGTDADRMRLTGQGVPVSLVSLPLRYMHSPVETVSIKDMEEEIDLLVDMIANLTGNESLNPLED from the coding sequence ATGCTAAAGACACCATCCCCATCCAGCATGGAGATGGAAATTCAAAAATCATGGATGAAAGAAATGAAAGCTTATGCCGATGAATTAAAGACGGATAACGCTGGAAATGTCATTGCTGTATTAAATCCTGACGCAGAATTCAAGGTGCTGCTTGCCGGACACTGTGATGAGATTGCGCTTGTGATTAACCGTATCGATGAACAAGGTTATCTCCACTTTGATAAAATGGGCGGAATTAATCCTAAGGCTGCAGTGGGGATGAAGGTGACTGTATTAGGCTATAACCATTCTATTACAGGAGTAATTGGTGTCAACGCCCAGCATCACGGAGGCTTAAAAGATGAATTCGGGTTAGAAGACCTCTTTATTGATTGTGGAGCGAAATCAAAACAGGAGATGGAGAAGTTTGTTCAAATCGGTGACTTAGCCGTATATAAACGTGATCCAGAAGTTATGATGGATCGCTATATTTCTGGGCGAGGGCTGGATAATCGCACAGGCCAATTTATCGTTGGAGAAGTGTTAAGAAAACTAGCGCAACGCAGTATTAACGTAGGAGTTTATGCAGCTAGTACAGTTAACGAAGAAACCAACATGGGAGGCGCATACTTTGCGGCAGCAGGCATTCAACCGACGATGGCTATCGCTTGTGACGTGACCTTCGCCACTGATTATCCTGGTGTCAATAAAAACAAACATGGTGATGTTCGCCTCGAGGGCGGTCCTGTCTTAGCTAAAGGGGCTCCGATTAATCGAAAAATCAACCAGCTGCTTGAGAAGAGCGCGTCCTCGTTAAACCTTGGACTGCAATACGAATTAACTCCACGAATGACTGGTACTGATGCGGACCGAATGCGCCTGACTGGACAAGGGGTTCCCGTTAGTCTTGTATCTCTACCATTACGCTACATGCACTCACCTGTGGAGACGGTTAGTATCAAAGATATGGAGGAAGAAATCGACCTGTTAGTTGATATGATTGCGAATTTGACCGGTAATGAAAGCTTAAATCCTTTAGAAGATTAA
- a CDS encoding FMN-binding glutamate synthase family protein, with protein sequence MEIAALLLIGILTVFFVIIIAIALFIIRVMFKDKRQEGHSILRNYPILGKMRYITEKMGPELRQYLFNDDNEGKPFTRNQMEGTYISAKYNKRLIGFGSERDFEAPGYYLKNAMYPTQREEMLVDNENKVRTKVYQVDKEKLFQRKEHSSYKEANPFYLPDEEAVVIGGDTCKHPFTVKGLIGQSAMSYGSLGEKAITALSTGLGLAGGAWMNTGEGGLSHHHLKGGVDIIYQIGPGLFGVRTKDGEFSWEEFKRKSEIDEVKAFELKLAQGAKTRGGHVDGAKVTPEIAEIRNVEPWESIDSPNRFYQFGNNEEMFEFMKQLREVSGKPIGMKVVVGNIEQLEGMVSHMASSQEGPDFITVDGGEGGTGASYQELADATGLPINSALPVVDDMLKKYNVRDRVKVFASGQLISPDKVAMALAMGADLVNIARGMMFSVGCIQAEICHTNNCPVGVATTNPNLQKALIVEEKSFRTCNYVLSLRDGLYNLAAAVGIDCPTKFERKHIVYRDEHGRLQSLENIFPSAEVVKP encoded by the coding sequence ATGGAAATAGCAGCTCTGCTATTAATTGGGATTTTGACTGTTTTTTTTGTCATTATTATAGCTATAGCTTTATTTATAATCAGGGTCATGTTCAAAGACAAAAGGCAGGAAGGGCATTCGATCCTGAGGAATTACCCTATTCTGGGAAAGATGAGGTATATCACCGAAAAAATGGGGCCCGAATTACGGCAATATCTATTTAACGATGATAATGAAGGGAAACCATTTACCCGTAACCAAATGGAGGGTACATATATTTCCGCTAAATATAATAAGAGATTAATCGGGTTTGGCTCAGAACGCGATTTTGAAGCACCTGGTTATTATCTCAAAAATGCTATGTATCCGACACAACGTGAGGAGATGCTTGTCGATAACGAAAATAAAGTTCGCACGAAAGTGTATCAAGTGGATAAAGAAAAACTTTTCCAACGCAAGGAGCATTCTTCATATAAAGAAGCGAATCCATTTTATCTACCAGATGAGGAAGCTGTCGTAATTGGAGGGGATACATGTAAACATCCCTTTACGGTGAAGGGGCTGATTGGTCAATCCGCAATGAGTTACGGATCCCTTGGTGAAAAAGCGATTACTGCCCTGTCTACCGGGCTTGGGTTAGCAGGCGGAGCGTGGATGAATACAGGAGAAGGCGGATTGTCCCATCACCATCTTAAAGGCGGAGTGGATATTATTTACCAAATCGGACCAGGATTATTCGGTGTCCGGACGAAGGATGGCGAATTTTCATGGGAGGAATTTAAACGAAAAAGTGAAATAGACGAAGTGAAAGCGTTTGAACTAAAGCTTGCACAGGGAGCAAAAACAAGAGGCGGACACGTTGACGGAGCGAAGGTGACACCTGAAATAGCTGAAATCCGTAACGTTGAACCGTGGGAGTCTATAGACAGCCCTAATCGCTTTTACCAATTCGGGAATAATGAAGAAATGTTTGAATTTATGAAGCAGTTACGTGAAGTAAGTGGTAAACCTATTGGAATGAAGGTTGTAGTTGGAAATATTGAACAATTAGAGGGAATGGTGTCACATATGGCAAGTAGCCAAGAAGGCCCCGACTTTATAACAGTTGATGGGGGAGAAGGAGGTACCGGCGCATCTTATCAGGAACTTGCAGATGCGACGGGGCTGCCGATTAATTCAGCCCTGCCTGTCGTAGATGATATGTTGAAGAAGTATAATGTACGAGACCGTGTGAAAGTGTTTGCCTCCGGTCAGTTAATTTCTCCTGACAAAGTAGCAATGGCTCTAGCAATGGGAGCCGATTTAGTTAATATCGCCCGAGGAATGATGTTTTCTGTAGGGTGCATTCAGGCTGAAATTTGTCATACGAACAATTGCCCGGTTGGGGTGGCTACGACAAATCCTAATCTTCAAAAAGCTTTAATTGTAGAAGAAAAGTCGTTCCGGACCTGTAACTATGTACTATCTTTAAGGGACGGTCTCTACAATCTTGCGGCGGCTGTCGGTATTGATTGTCCAACTAAATTTGAACGTAAACATATTGTTTATCGTGATGAACATGGGCGTCTTCAATCATTAGAGAATATCTTTCCGTCAGCAGAAGTAGTGAAACCATAA
- a CDS encoding YugN-like family protein — protein sequence MINLESQLTDELFDLHELEQKLQSIGFTFSDNWDYEHGYFDYKIAEQGGYQFLRIPFSVVEGTLDSPTAPATVKVNKPYLLSHAYQDGIDDHVQEGNFRAAFDQFQTPRDKDADFPEEFIQTGKELIQQCEQALLVERRKQN from the coding sequence ATGATTAATTTGGAATCTCAGCTAACGGATGAGCTATTTGACTTGCATGAACTTGAGCAAAAGCTTCAGTCTATTGGCTTCACTTTCTCGGATAATTGGGATTATGAACATGGTTACTTTGATTATAAAATTGCGGAACAGGGCGGTTATCAATTTCTTAGGATTCCTTTCTCTGTTGTGGAAGGAACACTAGATTCTCCAACAGCTCCTGCGACTGTCAAAGTAAACAAACCTTATTTGCTTTCTCATGCTTATCAAGATGGTATTGATGATCATGTGCAGGAAGGGAACTTCCGAGCAGCATTTGATCAGTTTCAAACTCCGCGTGATAAGGATGCTGATTTTCCTGAAGAATTTATCCAAACAGGCAAGGAATTGATACAACAGTGTGAGCAGGCATTACTCGTTGAAAGGCGTAAACAAAACTAA
- a CDS encoding 1,4-dihydroxy-2-naphthoate polyprenyltransferase: MSSVSNQNMRTSLNERDGFQVWWRLLRPHTLTAAFVPVFVGTMLAALDHGIHLGLFAAMLFASILIQAATNMFNEYYDFVRGLDNEKSVGIGGTIVRDGIQPRTVLTLAISFLVVATLLGVYICASSSWWVAAIGLVSMLLGYLYSGGPYPIAYTPLGELAAGLFMGTVIVAISYYIQSLSISWEVIVISVPVAIFIGAINLSNNIRDRVGDAENGRKTLAILFGHHGAVRFLLSLYVVAYGLTLMLIALGMLPIWSLLTLLSIRKGTQSIHGFAGEKSPLEMMPAMKATAQTNTFYGMLLGISLLLQLLIPFSF, translated from the coding sequence ATGAGTTCTGTTTCAAATCAAAATATGAGAACTTCCTTGAATGAACGTGACGGATTTCAAGTTTGGTGGAGGTTATTACGTCCCCATACGTTAACCGCCGCTTTTGTTCCTGTATTCGTAGGGACAATGCTTGCTGCTCTTGATCATGGGATTCATCTTGGATTATTTGCCGCTATGCTTTTCGCCTCGATTTTAATTCAGGCGGCCACTAATATGTTTAACGAATACTACGATTTCGTCAGAGGATTAGACAACGAGAAGTCTGTTGGAATAGGCGGTACTATTGTACGGGATGGGATCCAGCCGCGAACTGTATTAACCTTAGCCATCAGCTTCCTTGTAGTGGCGACATTGCTTGGTGTTTATATTTGTGCTTCTTCTAGCTGGTGGGTTGCCGCGATCGGGCTCGTATCCATGCTATTAGGTTATCTTTACTCAGGCGGGCCTTACCCAATCGCTTATACTCCATTAGGTGAACTAGCCGCAGGATTGTTCATGGGGACAGTCATTGTTGCCATAAGTTATTATATCCAATCATTAAGTATATCATGGGAAGTCATCGTAATCTCAGTTCCGGTAGCGATTTTTATTGGTGCGATCAATCTCTCAAATAATATTCGTGACCGTGTCGGAGATGCTGAAAACGGCCGTAAAACATTAGCTATATTATTCGGTCATCATGGGGCTGTCCGTTTCTTGTTAAGTCTTTATGTGGTCGCGTATGGGCTGACTTTAATGCTCATCGCACTAGGGATGCTTCCGATCTGGTCACTCCTTACATTGCTTAGCATAAGAAAAGGAACCCAATCTATACATGGGTTCGCTGGTGAGAAATCACCATTAGAAATGATGCCAGCCATGAAGGCGACAGCACAGACCAATACCTTTTACGGTATGTTACTTGGAATATCGCTTCTTTTACAACTGTTAATCCCTTTTTCATTTTAG